In Legionella sp. PATHC035, a genomic segment contains:
- the pth gene encoding aminoacyl-tRNA hydrolase — MAIKLIIGLRNPGSAYEYTRHNAGGWFVSALAQRHSAFFKLEKKMQAELTDLELNQHSGKLVLPLTFMNHSGQPTRLISQFYRISPEEILVVHDELDLPPGRIKLKSGGGHGGHNGLRDIIAQLGSTEFHRLRIGIGHPGHRDLVHQFVLSKPAAQDRQLIYDAIDRGVAVMPLIFSGDLARAMNQLNV, encoded by the coding sequence ATGGCCATTAAACTTATCATTGGTTTGCGTAACCCAGGCTCAGCTTATGAATATACTCGACATAATGCTGGTGGATGGTTCGTCTCCGCCTTAGCTCAGCGCCACAGTGCTTTTTTTAAGCTGGAAAAAAAAATGCAGGCCGAACTGACTGATTTGGAATTAAATCAGCACTCAGGCAAGCTGGTTTTGCCTCTGACGTTTATGAACCATAGTGGTCAACCTACCCGACTTATCAGTCAATTTTACCGAATTTCACCTGAAGAAATATTGGTCGTTCATGATGAACTGGATTTACCACCAGGACGCATTAAACTTAAATCAGGTGGAGGCCATGGTGGTCATAATGGTTTAAGAGATATAATAGCTCAACTAGGCAGCACAGAATTTCACCGTTTACGAATAGGAATAGGTCATCCTGGCCATAGAGATTTAGTTCATCAATTTGTGCTCAGTAAACCCGCTGCACAAGACAGACAGTTAATTTATGATGCAATTGATAGAGGCGTGGCAGTAATGCCTTTAATATTCTCAGGTGATTTAGCCAGAGCAATGAATCAATTGAATGTTTAA
- the cgtA gene encoding Obg family GTPase CgtA — protein MKFVDEAVIKIEAGHGGNGCLSFRREKFIPKGGPDGGDGGDGGSVYFEASTDLNTLVDFRYMRHYKAGNGQPGMGGNCTGKKGDDLIIKVPVGTMIYDVDTGELLGDIKEPGVPVLIAQGGFHGLGNTRYKSSVNRSPRQTSPGSPGEARHLRLELRVLADVGLLGLPNAGKSTLIRAVSSSKAKVADYPFTTLHPSLGVVSVSSHKSFVMADIPGLIEGASTGAGLGHRFLKHLSRTCVLLHVIDVAPVDESDPVASAKTIINELAEYNPELLQKPRWLVLNKIDMLPDAASREERIQTIVNGLNWKDKVFAISAISGEGTQQLCYSLMQLIDEMKESEA, from the coding sequence ATGAAATTCGTTGATGAGGCAGTAATAAAAATAGAAGCAGGCCATGGAGGAAATGGTTGTCTTAGCTTCAGACGCGAAAAATTCATACCAAAGGGTGGCCCTGATGGTGGTGATGGGGGCGATGGCGGTAGCGTTTATTTCGAGGCAAGTACGGATTTGAATACCCTTGTCGATTTTCGTTACATGCGTCATTACAAAGCGGGTAATGGCCAGCCCGGTATGGGCGGAAATTGTACTGGGAAAAAAGGCGATGATTTAATAATAAAAGTACCTGTTGGTACTATGATTTATGATGTAGATACTGGGGAATTGCTGGGTGATATTAAAGAGCCCGGTGTGCCGGTGTTAATCGCTCAAGGTGGATTTCATGGGTTAGGGAATACACGCTATAAGAGTAGTGTGAATCGCTCTCCAAGACAGACCTCTCCTGGAAGCCCAGGGGAAGCACGACATTTACGACTCGAATTACGGGTTTTGGCTGATGTAGGTTTATTAGGCTTACCTAATGCTGGGAAATCAACTTTAATTCGTGCCGTCTCGAGTTCAAAGGCTAAAGTCGCTGATTATCCTTTTACGACATTACATCCCAGTTTAGGTGTGGTCAGCGTTTCTTCTCACAAGAGTTTTGTCATGGCTGATATCCCGGGGCTCATTGAAGGAGCTTCTACAGGGGCCGGACTTGGTCATCGATTTTTAAAGCATCTTTCCCGGACCTGTGTATTACTTCATGTAATTGATGTTGCCCCTGTTGATGAAAGCGATCCGGTTGCATCAGCGAAAACAATTATTAATGAGTTAGCAGAATATAATCCAGAGCTGTTACAAAAACCGCGATGGCTGGTATTGAACAAAATAGATATGTTGCCTGATGCAGCAAGCAGGGAAGAGCGAATACAAACCATAGTTAATGGTCTGAATTGGAAGGATAAAGTCTTTGCTATTTCAGCGATCAGCGGTGAAGGAACACAACAGTTGTGTTATTCACTGATGCAGCTGATTGATGAGATGAAAGAGTCTGAAGCATAA
- a CDS encoding L,D-transpeptidase: MYKLLSTALLMFTVAVANAANFYGTGLCGYPQYDCVKVEAGQSWETLFPDEKQRDIVQRINRTYNPLWTGKIIAVPKNLAYLTVFDVSPFPLKIPNEHQKQIIVDQDKLAYAAYDAEGNLVIWGPISSGRDRCPDANRSCRTLTGIYRVFSKENEKCVSDVFPIGKGGAKMPFCMFFHKGFALHGSPDIPGVRASHGCVRMFTQDAKWLNENFVELSSERNNFRGTTVIVRPINDSE; the protein is encoded by the coding sequence ATGTATAAATTACTTTCAACTGCATTGTTGATGTTTACGGTTGCTGTTGCGAATGCGGCTAACTTTTATGGCACTGGATTATGCGGTTACCCACAGTATGATTGCGTTAAGGTTGAGGCTGGACAAAGTTGGGAAACCTTATTTCCAGATGAAAAACAACGCGATATCGTCCAAAGAATCAATCGTACTTATAATCCTTTATGGACGGGCAAAATTATTGCGGTTCCAAAAAATCTGGCTTACCTCACTGTTTTTGACGTGTCTCCTTTTCCGCTAAAAATTCCAAACGAACATCAAAAGCAAATAATTGTTGATCAGGACAAATTGGCTTACGCAGCCTATGATGCTGAAGGGAATTTGGTGATATGGGGGCCAATTTCATCAGGAAGAGACAGGTGTCCGGATGCTAATCGTTCTTGCCGCACTTTAACTGGGATCTATCGCGTATTTAGTAAGGAAAATGAAAAATGTGTCTCCGATGTGTTTCCCATAGGTAAAGGTGGCGCGAAGATGCCTTTCTGTATGTTTTTCCATAAAGGCTTTGCATTACATGGTTCTCCAGACATACCTGGAGTAAGAGCAAGTCATGGTTGTGTACGCATGTTTACTCAGGATGCCAAATGGTTAAATGAGAACTTTGTTGAGTTATCCAGTGAACGAAATAATTTTAGGGGTACAACAGTTATTGTTCGTCCAATCAATGACAGTGAGTGA
- the letA gene encoding two-component system response regulator LetA, translating to MIKVLIVDDHALVRMGIRRLLEDMSDVEVVADAESGEQALALVKKHSPDVVLLDMKMPGIDGWEVTRRLKKSNPHVKVIAVTAMCSDVLPTRVLQLGAMGYLTKESGAEEMAAAIRKVAKGERYLSAEIAQKMAINSLEEVQGSPFDVLSEREMQVMLMITSGMNVQEISDRLFLSTKTINGYRYRTFEKLGIKNDVELTYLALKHGIIENPIDLASED from the coding sequence TTGATTAAAGTACTAATTGTTGATGACCATGCATTGGTTCGAATGGGGATTCGACGATTACTCGAAGATATGTCGGATGTAGAAGTAGTTGCTGATGCAGAAAGTGGTGAGCAAGCTTTGGCATTAGTCAAAAAACATTCCCCCGATGTTGTCCTTTTAGATATGAAAATGCCTGGAATTGATGGCTGGGAAGTAACACGTCGTCTAAAAAAATCAAATCCCCACGTTAAGGTTATTGCTGTAACTGCAATGTGTTCTGATGTGTTGCCTACTCGAGTTTTACAATTGGGTGCCATGGGCTATCTGACGAAGGAGTCAGGCGCTGAAGAAATGGCGGCTGCGATACGTAAAGTTGCTAAAGGCGAGAGATATTTAAGTGCTGAGATTGCTCAAAAAATGGCGATCAATAGTTTGGAAGAAGTACAAGGCTCACCTTTCGATGTGTTATCTGAACGCGAAATGCAAGTCATGTTAATGATTACGAGTGGTATGAATGTTCAGGAAATAAGTGACCGACTATTCCTTAGTACTAAAACGATTAATGGGTATCGTTACCGTACCTTTGAAAAATTAGGTATTAAAAACGATGTAGAGCTTACTTATTTGGCTCTAAAGCATGGAATTATAGAAAATCCTATCGATCTGGCATCAGAAGATTAA
- a CDS encoding competence/damage-inducible protein A: MTLGILATGDEIVHGDTLNTNGRDIAHALSSEGLSLGFHVSCSDKVDDIINCLQFLTQKHDIVIITGGLGPTTDDLTRFALSQFTGQELIQHSIALEHIKSRLRDANLNLNPGNIQQSLFPKDAQLLPNPLGSALGCYYPWNNKKFFLLPGPPRECLPMFNQYVLPILQQTSHSQKQILKWRIFGLAESEIAQKLEDALQDIDCQTGYRWESPYIEFKVRCMPNRVAQIQAIVDPILEPHIISGIDKKASENLRELIAQINEPITIIDEATGGLLQLLLTRPHIHHLLDFSGLHQNKLSFHLTGLAEYWQQQPIRGTTKLVIDYSNHEQKGHETHNIPYRTAAVVEHAAEWLCFRLFHLINQLHQ; this comes from the coding sequence ATGACATTAGGCATTTTAGCAACCGGTGATGAAATAGTTCATGGTGATACTTTAAATACGAATGGGCGTGATATAGCCCACGCGTTAAGCTCTGAAGGCTTGTCTTTAGGTTTTCATGTTTCATGCAGTGACAAAGTGGATGATATCATCAACTGTCTGCAGTTCTTGACCCAGAAGCATGACATTGTAATTATCACTGGCGGGCTTGGGCCAACCACAGATGATCTCACCCGCTTTGCCCTATCTCAATTTACAGGTCAGGAGTTAATTCAGCACTCTATCGCTCTAGAACATATAAAAAGCCGGCTACGTGATGCAAATCTCAATCTTAATCCAGGGAATATTCAACAAAGTCTCTTCCCTAAAGATGCTCAACTTTTACCCAATCCTCTCGGCAGTGCCTTAGGGTGTTACTACCCTTGGAATAATAAAAAGTTTTTTTTATTACCTGGCCCGCCACGAGAATGTTTGCCTATGTTTAATCAATATGTATTACCCATATTACAGCAAACGAGTCACAGTCAAAAACAAATACTTAAGTGGCGAATTTTTGGCTTGGCAGAAAGTGAAATTGCCCAAAAATTGGAAGATGCGCTGCAGGATATTGATTGTCAAACAGGTTATCGCTGGGAATCACCTTATATCGAATTTAAGGTTCGTTGTATGCCGAATCGTGTCGCGCAAATACAAGCTATTGTTGATCCTATCTTAGAACCACATATCATTAGTGGCATAGATAAAAAAGCTTCTGAAAATTTACGTGAATTAATCGCGCAAATTAATGAACCAATAACCATTATTGACGAAGCCACAGGTGGTTTATTGCAATTATTGCTGACCAGGCCTCATATCCATCATTTATTGGATTTTAGTGGTCTGCATCAAAATAAATTATCTTTTCATCTGACCGGCTTAGCCGAATATTGGCAACAACAACCAATACGAGGAACCACAAAATTAGTCATTGACTACAGCAATCACGAGCAGAAAGGTCATGAAACCCATAATATACCTTATCGTACTGCTGCAGTAGTAGAACATGCTGCCGAATGGTTATGCTTCAGACTCTTTCATCTCATCAATCAGCTGCATCAGTGA
- the rplU gene encoding 50S ribosomal protein L21 has translation MYAVIKTGGKQYTVKEGDVLKIELLPEDVGNEIQFKEVLMLADGDKIVCGTPLVAKATVKAEVLDHGRHKKVKIIKFRRRKHHMKQMGHRQYYSQVKITAISK, from the coding sequence ATGTATGCGGTAATCAAAACTGGCGGTAAGCAATACACCGTGAAGGAAGGTGATGTGTTGAAAATTGAATTACTGCCTGAAGATGTTGGCAATGAAATACAATTTAAAGAGGTACTCATGTTGGCTGATGGCGATAAAATCGTCTGTGGTACTCCATTAGTTGCCAAGGCAACTGTGAAAGCTGAAGTGCTTGATCATGGCCGTCACAAGAAAGTCAAAATTATCAAGTTTCGTCGTCGTAAGCACCACATGAAACAAATGGGGCACAGACAATATTATTCGCAAGTTAAAATTACTGCGATAAGCAAGTAA
- the phhA gene encoding phenylalanine 4-monooxygenase: protein MEFSSRYVAHVPDAQGFVNYSKEEHAIWNILFERQIKLLPGRACDEFLAGLNTLGIQSEAIPQIPDLNQKLKAETGWQVSAVAALISAREFFELLATKHFPVATFIRNEEELDYVKEPDIFHEIFGHCPMLTDKVYAEFVYDYAQKVLTFPESDWPLLQRMFWFTVEFGLINSIKGLRAYGGGILSSISETVYSVESDIPLRVMFDPIAAFRMPYRIDMLQPVYFVINDYQVLYDFVLSDLGKLMARTRELGEFPPLFKVDPNNPNIHIRAC from the coding sequence ATGGAATTTTCAAGCCGTTATGTAGCGCATGTACCTGACGCTCAAGGGTTTGTTAATTATTCTAAAGAAGAACATGCTATTTGGAATATTTTATTTGAAAGACAAATAAAATTATTGCCAGGAAGAGCTTGTGATGAATTTCTAGCTGGTTTAAACACGTTAGGCATTCAATCTGAGGCAATTCCACAAATTCCAGATCTAAATCAAAAACTTAAAGCAGAAACGGGTTGGCAAGTGTCTGCAGTTGCCGCGTTAATTTCTGCTCGCGAATTTTTTGAGTTATTGGCAACAAAACATTTCCCCGTAGCTACATTTATTCGTAATGAAGAAGAATTGGATTATGTCAAAGAGCCTGATATTTTCCATGAAATTTTTGGTCATTGTCCTATGCTGACGGACAAAGTTTATGCCGAGTTTGTTTATGATTACGCTCAGAAAGTATTAACTTTTCCTGAGTCCGATTGGCCGTTATTGCAACGTATGTTTTGGTTTACTGTTGAGTTTGGCTTAATTAACAGCATAAAAGGTCTGAGAGCATATGGAGGTGGGATACTGTCCTCGATTAGTGAAACAGTATACAGCGTGGAAAGCGATATTCCGCTGAGAGTCATGTTTGATCCAATAGCTGCATTTCGCATGCCCTATCGTATTGACATGTTACAACCTGTTTATTTTGTAATTAATGACTACCAGGTTTTATACGATTTTGTTTTATCAGATTTAGGTAAACTTATGGCTCGAACCCGCGAATTAGGGGAGTTTCCGCCGCTTTTTAAGGTAGATCCAAATAATCCTAATATTCATATTCGAGCGTGTTAA
- the ychF gene encoding redox-regulated ATPase YchF: MGFKCGIVGLPNVGKSTLFNALTKAGIEAANYPFCTIEPNVGIVTVPDPRLDALSEIVKPQQVLPATMQFVDIAGIVKGASKGEGLGNQFLANIRETDAIAHVVRCFENTDVVHVEGQVHPLSDIEVINTELALADMETLEKAILKAGKNSRSGNKEAIFEMKTLEKIKTHLDAGYPVRTLELSAEEEPIARRLFLLTAKPVLYIANVDDNGYENNPLLDQVRDLALQEKASIVALCAATEAELVELDEADRQEFMEDLGLSEPGLHRVIRAGYELLGLQTYFTAGIKEVRAWTIPKGATAPQAAGVIHSDFEKGFIRAEVIAYDAFITCKGEQGAKEAGKLRLEGKDYVVCDGDVMHFRFNV; encoded by the coding sequence ATGGGATTTAAATGTGGCATCGTGGGCTTGCCCAATGTTGGTAAATCAACACTGTTCAACGCACTCACCAAAGCAGGTATTGAAGCGGCAAACTATCCTTTTTGTACAATAGAACCCAATGTTGGGATAGTTACTGTTCCAGATCCTCGTCTCGATGCTTTGAGTGAGATAGTGAAACCACAACAAGTACTCCCAGCAACCATGCAATTCGTTGATATTGCTGGTATTGTCAAAGGGGCATCTAAAGGTGAGGGCTTGGGAAATCAGTTTTTGGCTAACATTCGTGAAACGGACGCCATTGCCCATGTAGTACGCTGTTTTGAAAACACCGACGTAGTCCATGTCGAAGGTCAAGTACATCCGCTAAGTGACATAGAAGTCATTAATACAGAACTTGCTTTAGCCGATATGGAAACTCTTGAAAAAGCCATATTGAAAGCAGGAAAAAACAGTCGTAGTGGTAATAAAGAAGCAATTTTTGAAATGAAAACCCTGGAAAAAATCAAGACGCATCTTGATGCAGGTTATCCAGTCCGCACCTTAGAATTGAGTGCTGAAGAAGAACCTATTGCGCGCCGCCTTTTTCTGCTTACCGCAAAACCCGTACTTTATATTGCAAATGTCGATGACAACGGTTATGAAAACAATCCTTTACTGGATCAAGTTCGTGATTTGGCGTTGCAAGAAAAAGCCAGTATTGTTGCTCTATGTGCTGCAACTGAAGCAGAATTAGTTGAATTAGATGAAGCAGATCGCCAAGAATTCATGGAAGACTTAGGTTTAAGTGAACCCGGATTGCATCGCGTGATTCGTGCAGGTTATGAGTTATTAGGCTTGCAAACTTATTTTACTGCCGGCATCAAAGAAGTAAGAGCATGGACTATTCCTAAAGGAGCTACTGCGCCACAAGCAGCAGGCGTTATCCATTCGGACTTTGAAAAAGGCTTTATCCGAGCAGAGGTCATTGCCTATGACGCATTTATCACATGTAAAGGTGAGCAAGGGGCAAAAGAAGCCGGAAAATTACGTCTGGAAGGTAAAGATTATGTGGTTTGCGATGGCGATGTCATGCATTTTCGGTTTAATGTATAA
- a CDS encoding polyprenyl synthetase family protein: protein MSIDSIRTLVSDDFNAVNALIINKIESQIGLIDDMSHHIIESGGKRLRPLLVLLASNACGYQGKEHITLAAMVEFFHTATLLHDDVIDESTLRRGRQTANDIWGSKASILVGDYLFTQSIELIVDSGNPDVLKLFAKTALEISCGEVKQLSNRHNPTLTFDEYFDVIRAKTALLFAAAACIGPIISKASKEVQDSLYAYGLHLGNAFQLIDDALDYCSDAKTIGKNIGDDLADGKATLPLIHALQHGTELQKQQIIESLKKGTLDFLPDILLALEETKAIEYTKNIAAQEVDRALSSLMMLPNSKYKEALINLAQFALQRSY, encoded by the coding sequence ATGTCGATTGACAGTATACGCACGCTGGTTAGTGACGATTTTAATGCAGTTAATGCGCTTATTATTAATAAAATCGAATCACAAATCGGTTTAATTGATGACATGTCCCACCATATCATAGAAAGTGGCGGCAAAAGACTGCGTCCATTGTTAGTTCTTTTAGCAAGTAATGCATGTGGTTATCAAGGTAAAGAGCATATTACTCTGGCTGCTATGGTGGAGTTTTTCCATACAGCCACGCTGCTACACGATGATGTCATCGACGAATCCACCTTAAGAAGAGGACGGCAGACGGCAAATGATATTTGGGGTAGCAAAGCAAGTATTTTGGTTGGTGATTACCTTTTCACTCAATCCATTGAATTAATTGTTGATTCTGGTAACCCAGACGTACTCAAGCTTTTTGCCAAGACAGCTCTTGAGATCAGCTGTGGTGAAGTAAAACAGTTATCAAACCGTCATAATCCTACGCTAACTTTTGATGAATATTTTGATGTAATTCGAGCAAAAACAGCGCTCTTATTTGCAGCTGCAGCCTGTATAGGTCCGATCATCAGCAAGGCATCCAAGGAAGTGCAAGACAGTCTGTATGCCTATGGCCTGCATCTGGGTAATGCATTTCAGCTTATCGACGATGCTCTGGATTATTGCTCTGATGCCAAAACAATCGGCAAAAATATAGGGGACGACTTGGCTGATGGTAAGGCTACCTTGCCTTTAATTCACGCATTACAGCATGGTACCGAACTGCAAAAACAACAAATTATAGAAAGTCTGAAAAAAGGCACCTTGGATTTTCTCCCGGATATTCTTCTGGCCCTCGAAGAAACCAAAGCGATAGAATACACCAAGAACATCGCCGCCCAAGAAGTTGACAGGGCGTTATCCTCTTTGATGATGCTACCTAATTCAAAATATAAAGAGGCACTGATCAATTTGGCTCAATTCGCCTTGCAAAGAAGTTATTGA
- the rpmA gene encoding 50S ribosomal protein L27: MAHKKAGGSTRNGRDSNPKYLGVKRYGGQFVNAGEIIVRQRGTRFHPGPGVGCGRDHTLFALVEGLVQFVVKGEKNRKYVTIIAEQKEEAAN, from the coding sequence ATGGCTCATAAGAAAGCAGGTGGTAGTACTCGTAACGGCCGCGACTCGAATCCCAAGTACCTTGGTGTGAAGCGTTATGGCGGTCAATTTGTTAACGCGGGTGAAATAATTGTAAGACAACGTGGCACACGTTTTCATCCAGGACCTGGTGTTGGTTGTGGTCGTGATCACACCTTGTTTGCCTTGGTTGAAGGTTTGGTACAATTTGTTGTTAAAGGTGAAAAAAATCGTAAGTATGTAACTATCATTGCAGAACAAAAAGAAGAAGCTGCAAACTAG
- a CDS encoding endopeptidase IV: MNTIKKITSISLMFFLGSMSTHLDAAQSKKMDPKEAQAKAEKEEARFPIGCRPVGYKESLKVLSLYPGKEGALQSLYFFFNQLPQTVSLYQMRDEDSQYTTRYNHTIGGRQWAALATGEPLVKFICTLGDGKTSYGKIIDCADTIKVCEYVNVKFGLNNKGNFWIVDGTTRNGAVNEVVHYGIIPGV, from the coding sequence ATGAATACAATTAAAAAAATCACTTCGATTTCATTAATGTTTTTCTTAGGGTCAATGTCGACACACCTTGACGCAGCCCAATCTAAAAAAATGGATCCTAAAGAGGCGCAAGCTAAAGCAGAAAAAGAAGAGGCTCGATTTCCGATAGGATGCAGGCCCGTGGGGTATAAGGAAAGTTTAAAAGTATTGTCTCTTTACCCTGGAAAAGAGGGGGCGTTACAATCCTTGTATTTCTTCTTCAATCAATTACCACAAACGGTGAGTTTGTATCAAATGCGAGATGAAGACAGTCAGTATACTACCCGATACAATCATACAATAGGTGGCCGTCAATGGGCGGCATTAGCCACAGGGGAGCCCTTAGTCAAATTTATTTGTACATTGGGTGATGGTAAAACTTCCTATGGAAAAATTATTGATTGTGCTGATACGATAAAGGTCTGTGAGTACGTCAATGTAAAATTTGGTTTAAATAATAAAGGCAATTTTTGGATAGTCGATGGCACTACAAGAAA
- the uvrC gene encoding excinuclease ABC subunit UvrC: MNISTELALFLTKLPNEPGVYRMLDAAGNLLYVGKASNLKKRVTSYFNKQNTGIKTRSLVSQIASIEISVTRSETEALLLESNLIKTLKPKYNVLLRDDKSYPYIHLSNHPDFPRIESYRSKKKPLSGDFFGPYPSSGAVKETIVTIQKVFKIRNCRDSYFNARSRPCLQYQIKRCTAPCVNYITPENYKRSVQDAMRFLQGKSQLILDELAKRMDKAVTELNFEEAAILRDQIKSLRLVQEQQGVLQLRGDADAIAIEVSPGFACVQCATIREGQVLASQCYFPSVPQKGLDDEPSMDDLWQQTFDAFVGFYYLDSPEKIPALIITNHDLVDHLSLEEALSQQRGKQCKIQINPRGIKSRWMDFALNNLRVSVADYVTKHSTMKSRFHELEQFLGLKKPIERMECFDISHTQGEATVASCVVFDHEGPSPGEYRRFNIEGITPGDDYAAMEQAITRRFKRLVEIQSLPDVLVIDGGRGQVAVAEKVLLSLGISTVILLGVAKGPSRKAGWEKLILVHEARELTLPDDSKALHLLQHIRDEAHRFAITAHRKKRQKKRLDSTLEDIEGVGAKRRQALLHRFGGIRELAKAPIDEIAKVSGISEHLAKRIFLFFHGEKV; this comes from the coding sequence ATGAATATTTCTACTGAATTAGCGTTGTTTCTCACCAAGTTACCTAATGAACCCGGCGTTTATCGTATGTTGGATGCAGCAGGGAATCTTCTTTACGTGGGTAAAGCATCCAATTTAAAAAAACGGGTTACAAGCTATTTTAATAAACAAAATACAGGCATTAAAACACGTTCTTTGGTGAGTCAAATCGCCAGTATAGAAATTTCGGTCACGCGCAGTGAAACAGAAGCTTTATTATTGGAAAGTAATCTGATTAAGACATTGAAACCAAAATACAATGTTTTGTTACGCGATGATAAATCCTACCCATACATCCATCTTTCCAATCATCCTGATTTTCCACGCATTGAAAGTTATCGTTCAAAGAAAAAGCCTCTTTCAGGAGATTTCTTTGGTCCTTATCCCAGTAGTGGCGCGGTGAAGGAGACGATAGTAACCATTCAAAAAGTGTTTAAAATCCGCAATTGTCGTGACAGTTATTTTAATGCACGCTCAAGGCCGTGTTTGCAATATCAAATCAAACGATGCACCGCTCCATGTGTCAATTATATAACGCCAGAAAATTACAAGCGATCAGTACAAGATGCCATGCGATTTTTACAAGGTAAGTCCCAATTAATTCTTGATGAACTTGCTAAGCGGATGGACAAAGCAGTAACTGAATTAAATTTTGAAGAAGCAGCAATTTTAAGGGATCAGATTAAAAGTTTACGTTTAGTCCAAGAACAACAGGGCGTGTTACAGTTACGAGGCGATGCAGATGCTATTGCCATTGAGGTAAGTCCCGGTTTTGCTTGTGTTCAGTGCGCGACGATTCGTGAAGGCCAAGTATTGGCAAGTCAGTGTTACTTCCCCTCGGTGCCCCAAAAAGGCTTAGATGATGAACCCAGTATGGATGATTTATGGCAACAAACTTTTGATGCTTTTGTAGGTTTCTATTATTTAGATAGTCCGGAGAAAATCCCTGCGTTAATTATTACGAACCATGATTTAGTGGATCACCTATCATTGGAAGAAGCCTTATCACAACAACGAGGTAAGCAGTGTAAAATTCAAATAAATCCTCGCGGTATAAAATCCCGCTGGATGGATTTTGCACTGAATAATTTACGTGTTTCGGTAGCTGATTACGTGACAAAACATTCTACAATGAAATCTCGTTTTCATGAATTAGAACAATTTTTAGGATTGAAAAAGCCTATTGAACGCATGGAATGTTTTGATATCAGCCATACCCAGGGTGAAGCAACTGTGGCATCATGCGTTGTGTTTGATCATGAAGGCCCTAGTCCTGGCGAATATCGACGATTTAATATTGAAGGAATTACTCCTGGAGATGACTATGCTGCAATGGAACAGGCCATTACTCGTCGCTTTAAACGGTTAGTAGAAATTCAATCATTGCCGGATGTATTAGTTATTGATGGCGGAAGGGGGCAAGTCGCTGTTGCTGAGAAAGTATTACTTTCTTTAGGTATCTCGACAGTGATCTTACTGGGTGTTGCTAAAGGACCTTCACGAAAGGCTGGATGGGAAAAGTTGATTTTAGTCCATGAGGCACGCGAATTGACCCTACCCGATGATTCCAAGGCCTTACATCTGCTTCAACATATCCGTGATGAAGCGCATCGATTTGCTATAACGGCTCATCGTAAAAAAAGACAAAAAAAGAGACTGGATTCAACGCTTGAAGATATTGAAGGCGTTGGGGCAAAACGCAGACAAGCATTGCTTCATCGTTTTGGTGGGATACGAGAGCTTGCTAAGGCACCCATAGACGAAATTGCCAAAGTATCAGGGATTAGTGAACACTTGGCTAAACGTATTTTTCTTTTTTTTCATGGAGAAAAAGTTTAA
- a CDS encoding 50S ribosomal protein L25/general stress protein Ctc, whose product MSNILLEAQTRTDMGKGASRRLRRLENKVPAVIYGGDKKPMSIHFQHNKVVKALETESIYSSVFDITVDGKVEHVILKALQRHPYKPVVMHMDLQRVSKTDVLVKLVPIHFINEDKAPGIKAGGIINHTMTQVEVRCQAKDLPEFIAVDMSNVQMDEVVHLSHLKLPKGVQLTVDVADGSHDAPVVSIHMPRASASEEEASEAAEVSASEVPTVNAAKDEE is encoded by the coding sequence ATGTCAAACATCCTTTTAGAAGCACAAACAAGAACGGATATGGGGAAAGGTGCGAGCCGCCGCCTACGTCGTCTTGAAAATAAAGTACCTGCTGTTATTTATGGCGGGGATAAAAAGCCAATGTCAATTCACTTTCAGCATAATAAAGTAGTTAAGGCGTTGGAAACTGAAAGTATCTATTCCAGTGTTTTTGATATTACAGTTGATGGCAAAGTCGAACATGTTATTTTGAAGGCATTGCAACGTCATCCTTATAAACCCGTTGTGATGCATATGGATTTACAACGCGTTTCTAAAACCGACGTTCTGGTTAAACTAGTACCTATTCATTTCATCAATGAAGACAAAGCTCCTGGCATTAAAGCGGGCGGTATTATTAACCATACCATGACTCAAGTTGAGGTACGTTGTCAGGCAAAAGATTTACCTGAGTTTATCGCAGTAGATATGTCCAATGTTCAAATGGATGAGGTGGTTCATCTATCTCACCTAAAATTGCCTAAAGGGGTACAACTCACTGTTGATGTTGCCGATGGTAGTCATGACGCTCCAGTTGTGAGCATTCACATGCCTAGAGCAAGCGCATCAGAGGAAGAAGCATCAGAAGCTGCTGAGGTTTCAGCATCTGAGGTACCTACTGTTAATGCTGCAAAAGACGAAGAGTAA